The Longimicrobium sp. genome segment GGCCGCGGTGTCCGGGCCGCGCCGCTCGGCGCAGGGGGGCACACCCGCCGCGCAGGCCGCCTGGGAGATGCGCGGCGACGTGAACGGCGATGGCGGGATGGACGCGGTGGACGCCCTCGCGGTGCTTTCGCACGTGGTGGGCAAGGCGCTGCCGGCCACCTTCGCGGTGCAGCCCCAGGGCGACGTGAGCCGCGACGGCGCCGTGACGGCGGCGGACGCGCTCCTGATGCTGGAGTACCGCGTGGGGCGGGACCGGGTGGTGGACGTCCAGATCACCACCTCCGCCGGCCCCGTGGACGTGGCGGACAGCCTGGTGCTGACGGCGGAACTGCGCGGCGTGCGGGGAGAGCCGTTGAACGGTACGGTGGCGTGGAGCTGCCCTGACAGCACCTGGGTGAGGGAATGCGGGCCCCGTCTCTTTCGCCCTGCCTACCGGGCGGCGCCCTCGCCCGTCCCGGTGCGCCTGGTCGCGTCGTCCGGCGGAAGGGCCGACACGCTGGAGACGCGCGTGTTCGAGAGGGACTTGTCGCTGCTGCAGGTAAACCTGACGCCGTACCCGGCGTCCGTGTCCAGCAACAACGCGGTCTCCCAGCAGATGCACGCCATCCGGGCCATGCCCGGCGGCACGAACACCGTTTTCGCGTCTGCCTGGGATGCGGAAGGCAGGCTCAGGCCGCGCGAGTTCCGCGTGTCGGTGGAAGACACCACCCTTTTCACGGCCGCGGTGGGCAGGCCCGGGCCTGAGCGAACGCCGGTGATGGTGACCGGCCGGCGGGCGGGGTCGGGCGTTCTGACGATCCTGACGAACGGTGTTAGCGTTCCCGTGCGGGTGGAGGTGGCGGCCCCGGCGGCACTGGCGTGCTCGCCGGCGAACGCGCTGTCGCTGGATCTGGCGCCCGGCGAGATCCGCACCTTCCGCGGCTCCGATCCAGGGGCCCCGGGCTGCCTGGACTTCCGCGCCGAGCGGGACCGCGGGCGGCAGTACCTCGTGCTCACCTTCCTCCTTCCCTACTCCACCGGGCGCCCGCCGAACGGCGCGCTCGAGGGGTTCGACTTCGAGGGGCAGGCGCTCTTCTACGGCGCCGGAGAGGCGAGGCCCGCCGAGTATCCGGTGTTCCGCATCTACACGCCCGACCTGCGCGCCGCCTCGCTGGCGGTCGCTTCCCGGGGCCAGGCGGCGCAACGCGCGGAGCCCGGGCACACGTGGCGGGTGGGCGGGGCCACGCTCCGGGAAGGCCGCCCCAGCCGCGAGCGCGCGGTCCACGAGTTCAGGCCCGGCGCACGCCGCGGGGGGCAGGGGGCCCGCCTGAACGTCTCCGGCGCCACGGCTTCCATCCAGGCGGGCGACACCCTGGTCAGCGGCGCCTTCAGCCGCCTGGACCGGGGAGTGCGCACCACCGACGGCGGTCCCGCGAGCGACCGGGCGGTGGTCACGCACGCCGGAGAGAACCTCATCATCGCCGAGCACCTGGACGTGCTGCGCGGGCGGCTGATCGGGGGGGACGGACGCGCGGCGGCCCGCATTCCAGAGGCGGAGTACGCGAAGATCGACGCGGCGTACGGCCGGCCCAAGCGCCAGCTCGACCGCCTGTTCGGAGGTCCCTACGCGGGTACGGTGGCGGGACGCGACGGCGGCGGGCGCGAGCTGGCGGTGAACATGCCGCTGCAGACGGGCGTGTGGGGATATGCGTACGGTGACCTGACGACGATCAACTACTGGAGCGGCTCATTCGACGGGCAGCCCAGCCTGTCCCAGACTCCGCTCCTGATGGGCGAGCTCCTGTTCGCGCATGAGTTCACCCACGTACGGCACTTCCAGCAGTGGAGCGACCGGGACACGCAGGTGGGGCCGTGGGTGGTGGAGGGGTTCGCGGACTTCGGCTCGCAGCTCGCGTACGCAGCTCGCGTGCTGGGATCGGAGACCCCCTCGCGCACCGGGCGCGCGGCTCTGGGGCCGGCCGGCCTCCGGGGCCAGGTCCCCTCGATGATGGTCGCATCCGGCAGCCTCTTCGGGGGGTACGAGAACTCGTCCTTCGTCTTCGCGTACATCGCCGACCAGGTGGAGGCACGTGGCGGCGACGGACTGCGCGCCGCGCGCGACCTGGCGCTTTCCGCGCACTCGCGCGTGGCGGCGGAGCAGGCCATTCAGCGCCACCTGCCGGGGCACTCGCTGACCGAGGTCATCGCGCGCGCCGAGGTGGCGCGCTACCTGGAGTTCCTGCGCAAGCAGTCGTGCGGCTGGTGCAACTCCGGCGACCCCGTGCCCCCCGCGCTGCGCATCGCTCCCGACCTTCCGGCGCACACCCGGTACCTGCAGTACGACCACCCGGCGATGGGCAACGTGATGGCGTTGTTCACCGCCGCCTGGCCCATCGTCCGGCCCGGCCGGTCCGCTGGCACCGCTTACCAGCTGCGCACCGGCACCAGCTGGCCGCTCTTCATCGACGGCACGGACCCGCTGGGCGACGCGCAGTACCTGGTGGACCTGTCCGGCGAGCGGCAGACGGTGGTCTCCGTGGTCCGCATCCGCTAACCCGGCGCTGCGCATGCCGGGACGCAGAGACGCAGGGAAAGAGCAACAGCGAACAGCATCACACAGAGAACCAGAGAGAAGGAACTGAAAGCCACGGAGAAAAACCTTTGCGGTTCTCTCTGTGGCCTCTGTGTCTCTGTGTGAGCCATGCAGTTGTGGTTCTCTCCTGCGTCTCCGCGCCTCTGCGTGAGAAAAAACCCCCTCTCCGCGCGGTGCGGAGAGGGGGTTTTCACACCTGCCAGGCGCCGGTCCGTTACGGATTCAGCACCTTGTCGATCAGCAGCACCACGTTGGGCGTCTGCGTCGCGGCGACCGACTGGCGGGTGCCCGGAACCGAGCCGCTCGTGAGCACGGCGGTCATCACCGAGCCGCTGATCTGCACCCCGGGCTGCGGGCCGTACGTGGCGCCCGCGGGGGGCAGCGCGCCCGGCTGGTTCGGCCGCGCCGTGAAGAGCGGCGTGGTGGAGCCGGCGGCCGTCACCGTGAACTGGTACAGGTTCTCGCCCGTGGTGGGGCGCACCGGCACGTTCACGTAGGCGCTCTTCCCCAGGAACGCGAGGTTGCGCACCACCGCCACCGCGTTGCCGATCGGGTTGGCGTTGTTGGCCGCACCGGCCGGCGTGATGTACACGTCCACGTTGGCCACACCCGTGGCGGCGTGCAGCACCTGGAACGCGATGTTGTTGGCCGGAGGCGTGGGAAGGACCATGTCGTCGGCGATCACCGCCAGGCGGTCCTGGTTCCCGCTCGCGCGGCCCGCGTACACCAGCGTGTACCGGTTGTCCGCCACGAAGGTCACCGTGGTGTCCACCAGGCGGATCTGCGTGAGGTCGACGTTGGTGGAGGTGGGGAAGACGCGGGCGTTGCGGGCGCCCGGCTCCACGCGCTGGTACAGGCCGCTCGCCCCGCGGAAGGCGACACCCTGCATCGTGGGAAGGCTCTCCACCTTGTCCACGAAGCGGAGGTCCACGGTGCCGGTGTCGGTCACCGTGTTGACGAAGCGGACGAGGGCCGCCGGCGGCGGAGGACCGCCGTTGGTCACGCCGCTGTCGTCGCTGCAGGCGGCAAGCCCCAGCAGGGTTCCTGCGCAAAGCACAAGCTTTCCGAATCTCATAAGATCCGATGAATGCGGATGGTGAGTGGTTGATTCG includes the following:
- a CDS encoding dockerin type I repeat-containing protein; this translates as MPTQMHNSGTMAQARLRMVAIALGALALASCTDALSPRNHGREGTVVQLSPDTRAELVSPGAGTLELRFVAGPGRERVQSFQGEIRFKASRYRVLSATAGEGAAASWHGVEPGRIRFAGVATEGIAGRGIVFRFEEGESFRADDFQLVMEEAVLRSALDAAPVRFTAPAEAGAAAVSGPRRSAQGGTPAAQAAWEMRGDVNGDGGMDAVDALAVLSHVVGKALPATFAVQPQGDVSRDGAVTAADALLMLEYRVGRDRVVDVQITTSAGPVDVADSLVLTAELRGVRGEPLNGTVAWSCPDSTWVRECGPRLFRPAYRAAPSPVPVRLVASSGGRADTLETRVFERDLSLLQVNLTPYPASVSSNNAVSQQMHAIRAMPGGTNTVFASAWDAEGRLRPREFRVSVEDTTLFTAAVGRPGPERTPVMVTGRRAGSGVLTILTNGVSVPVRVEVAAPAALACSPANALSLDLAPGEIRTFRGSDPGAPGCLDFRAERDRGRQYLVLTFLLPYSTGRPPNGALEGFDFEGQALFYGAGEARPAEYPVFRIYTPDLRAASLAVASRGQAAQRAEPGHTWRVGGATLREGRPSRERAVHEFRPGARRGGQGARLNVSGATASIQAGDTLVSGAFSRLDRGVRTTDGGPASDRAVVTHAGENLIIAEHLDVLRGRLIGGDGRAAARIPEAEYAKIDAAYGRPKRQLDRLFGGPYAGTVAGRDGGGRELAVNMPLQTGVWGYAYGDLTTINYWSGSFDGQPSLSQTPLLMGELLFAHEFTHVRHFQQWSDRDTQVGPWVVEGFADFGSQLAYAARVLGSETPSRTGRAALGPAGLRGQVPSMMVASGSLFGGYENSSFVFAYIADQVEARGGDGLRAARDLALSAHSRVAAEQAIQRHLPGHSLTEVIARAEVARYLEFLRKQSCGWCNSGDPVPPALRIAPDLPAHTRYLQYDHPAMGNVMALFTAAWPIVRPGRSAGTAYQLRTGTSWPLFIDGTDPLGDAQYLVDLSGERQTVVSVVRIR
- a CDS encoding DUF4397 domain-containing protein; amino-acid sequence: MLCAGTLLGLAACSDDSGVTNGGPPPPAALVRFVNTVTDTGTVDLRFVDKVESLPTMQGVAFRGASGLYQRVEPGARNARVFPTSTNVDLTQIRLVDTTVTFVADNRYTLVYAGRASGNQDRLAVIADDMVLPTPPANNIAFQVLHAATGVANVDVYITPAGAANNANPIGNAVAVVRNLAFLGKSAYVNVPVRPTTGENLYQFTVTAAGSTTPLFTARPNQPGALPPAGATYGPQPGVQISGSVMTAVLTSGSVPGTRQSVAATQTPNVVLLIDKVLNP